In Halobaculum limi, one DNA window encodes the following:
- a CDS encoding Rpp14/Pop5 family protein, with product MKHLPKHLRPRWRYLAVGIESWPDASLSRGSFQRAVWYAAQNLLGDPGSADADLTVVRFRFANGEGETMIRARHGEVDRARAALACLDTVDGQQVGVRVRGVSGTIRAGEESYLGDASGFSEESTVELTHSEVTGTGYRRRDGAVDVSVDSEFVGATDLDTSTAGPSDPAADSDSDDN from the coding sequence GTGAAACACCTCCCGAAACATCTCCGCCCGCGGTGGCGGTATCTCGCGGTCGGCATCGAGTCGTGGCCCGACGCCTCCCTCTCGCGGGGATCGTTCCAGCGAGCGGTGTGGTACGCCGCACAGAACCTGCTGGGCGACCCCGGGAGCGCCGACGCCGACCTCACGGTCGTCCGCTTTCGGTTCGCCAACGGGGAAGGTGAGACGATGATCCGCGCACGCCACGGCGAGGTCGACCGGGCGCGGGCGGCACTCGCCTGCCTCGACACTGTCGACGGACAGCAGGTCGGTGTCCGCGTTCGGGGCGTCTCGGGCACGATCCGGGCCGGTGAGGAAAGCTATTTAGGCGACGCGAGCGGATTTTCCGAGGAGAGCACCGTCGAACTGACACACTCCGAGGTGACGGGCACGGGCTACCGCCGACGCGACGGGGCGGTCGACGTGTCGGTCGACTCGGAGTTCGTCGGCGCGACGGATTTGGACACCTCCACGGCCGGGCCGTCCGACCCGGCGGCGGACTCGGATTCGGACGACAACTGA
- a CDS encoding RNase P subunit p30 family protein, which yields MSEANGDAAGRDASDSNPPYEAVIAYPDGDSTVSRLAQAARRYGYGGLVVRTRTAEFDPDALRDRYGVDVVPAVEVAADAPDSASGSVGNFRPDYPLVLVRGGTNALNRFAVEQDRVDVLAAPLSGDGDFNHVLAKAAKTHGTRVEFDLGPALRQSGGGRVRALRALRKLREIVDYYDAPYVVSARPTSHLHLRAPRELIALGSELGFDESWIEAGLAEWGRLAARNRERLSTGFISPGVRVQRCEEDDR from the coding sequence GTGAGCGAGGCGAACGGCGATGCGGCAGGACGCGACGCGAGCGACTCGAACCCACCGTACGAGGCCGTCATCGCGTATCCGGACGGTGACTCGACGGTGAGTCGACTCGCGCAGGCGGCGCGTCGCTACGGTTACGGTGGCCTCGTCGTCCGAACGCGGACCGCCGAGTTCGATCCGGACGCGCTTCGCGACCGCTACGGCGTCGACGTCGTCCCGGCGGTCGAAGTCGCCGCCGACGCGCCCGACTCGGCTAGCGGGTCGGTGGGCAACTTCAGACCCGACTACCCTCTCGTCCTCGTGCGTGGCGGGACGAACGCGCTCAACCGCTTCGCCGTCGAACAGGACCGCGTCGACGTCCTCGCTGCGCCGCTGTCGGGCGACGGCGACTTCAACCACGTCCTCGCGAAGGCGGCGAAGACCCACGGCACGCGCGTCGAGTTCGACCTCGGGCCGGCGTTGCGACAGTCGGGCGGCGGGCGCGTGCGGGCGCTGCGAGCGTTGCGGAAACTCCGTGAGATCGTCGACTACTACGACGCGCCGTACGTCGTGAGCGCCCGCCCCACGTCGCACCTCCACCTCCGCGCACCTCGGGAACTGATCGCGCTCGGGTCCGAACTCGGGTTCGACGAGTCGTGGATCGAAGCGGGGCTTGCGGAGTGGGGACGACTCGCCGCCCGCAATCGTGAGCGACTGTCCACCGGGTTCATCAGCCCCGGGGTCCGAGTACAGCGCTGTGAAGAAGACGATCGATGA
- the gfcR gene encoding transcriptional regulator GfcR — translation MKNVDDLIDEAAELAQRGLSKGEIADELNVSRETASWLVDRSGAEAAESADSDDSAPSGPKDIHVDWSAIGRDSTRLTHIGRAMADLLAKEGEEVDLTVGIEKAGTPLATTIARELDTDMAAYAPAKHQWNEGDIDDVGGGFSRNFATIRNRECYVVDDTVTSGTTLRETVEAVKAEGGDPKACVVIVDKQGLDDVAGVPVYSLINVVGVGRN, via the coding sequence ATGAAGAACGTCGACGACCTCATCGACGAGGCGGCGGAGTTGGCCCAACGCGGCCTCTCGAAAGGAGAGATCGCAGACGAACTGAACGTCTCCCGGGAGACGGCGTCGTGGCTGGTCGACCGCTCGGGGGCAGAAGCCGCCGAGTCGGCCGACAGCGACGACTCGGCTCCGTCAGGTCCGAAGGACATCCACGTCGACTGGTCGGCCATCGGTCGCGACTCCACTCGCCTGACCCACATCGGGCGAGCGATGGCGGATCTGCTCGCGAAAGAGGGCGAGGAGGTCGACTTGACCGTCGGTATCGAGAAGGCGGGGACGCCGCTTGCGACGACCATCGCACGCGAACTCGACACGGACATGGCGGCGTACGCCCCCGCGAAACACCAGTGGAACGAGGGCGATATCGACGACGTCGGCGGCGGGTTCTCGCGTAACTTCGCGACCATCCGCAACCGCGAGTGTTACGTCGTCGACGACACCGTCACCTCGGGGACGACGCTGAGGGAGACGGTCGAGGCGGTCAAAGCTGAGGGCGGCGACCCCAAGGCCTGTGTCGTCATCGTCGACAAACAGGGACTCGACGACGTCGCGGGCGTCCCCGTCTACTCGCTCATCAACGTCGTCGGCGTCGGGCGCAACTGA
- the psmA gene encoding archaeal proteasome endopeptidase complex subunit alpha — MQGQAQQQAYDRGITIFSPDGRLYQVEYAREAVKRGTASVGVRTAEGVVLAADKRSRSKLMEPASVEKLHKIDDHVGIASAGHVADARQLIDFARRQAQVNRLRYGEEMGIETLTKAVTDHIQQYTQVGGARPFGVALIVGGIENGEPRLFETDPSGTPYEWKALSIGANRADVRERLEEGYSEDLTLEEGIDLALAALAESGDDEGLDPEGVGLSTIDADDEQYVDHDTASIEGYLDEFGYLAEPDAEGDDETTEE, encoded by the coding sequence ATGCAGGGACAAGCCCAACAACAGGCGTACGACCGCGGGATCACGATCTTCTCGCCGGACGGACGTCTCTACCAGGTCGAGTACGCGCGCGAGGCGGTCAAACGAGGCACGGCGAGCGTCGGGGTGCGCACCGCAGAGGGCGTCGTCCTCGCGGCCGACAAGCGCTCCCGGTCGAAACTGATGGAGCCAGCGTCGGTCGAGAAACTCCACAAGATCGACGACCACGTCGGCATCGCCAGCGCCGGCCACGTCGCCGACGCTCGCCAACTCATCGACTTCGCCCGCCGGCAGGCGCAGGTGAACCGCCTCCGCTACGGCGAAGAGATGGGCATCGAGACGCTGACGAAGGCCGTCACCGACCACATCCAGCAGTACACGCAGGTCGGTGGCGCACGCCCGTTCGGCGTCGCCCTCATCGTCGGCGGCATCGAGAACGGCGAACCGCGCCTGTTCGAGACGGACCCCTCGGGGACGCCCTACGAGTGGAAGGCGCTGTCCATCGGCGCGAACCGCGCGGACGTGCGCGAACGCCTCGAAGAAGGGTACAGCGAGGACCTCACGCTGGAGGAAGGTATCGACCTCGCACTCGCCGCGCTCGCGGAGTCGGGCGACGACGAAGGACTCGACCCCGAGGGCGTCGGCCTCTCCACCATCGACGCCGACGACGAGCAGTACGTCGATCACGACACCGCCTCCATTGAGGGCTACCTCGACGAGTTCGGCTACCTCGCAGAGCCCGACGCCGAAGGGGACGACGAGACCACCGAGGAGTAA
- a CDS encoding DUF7110 family protein — translation MSGRVYRLHSTLELPLEDLEAYFANDPELPEEIENVDITRRNNTLILKAVSNDESIGKYTPTAQLKASVSETRVYEEEPPRTGGGWMQEEEEEIPSELVEFACFKGDRETVLQNTALQFPMFLVLREIALRSEKGTLTAITEVDEQLVAHRIVEGEERPASVEVVETPNRDSEKGGVEWRDNKFIS, via the coding sequence ATGTCAGGCCGCGTATACAGACTCCACTCGACTCTCGAACTGCCACTCGAAGACCTCGAAGCGTACTTCGCGAACGATCCAGAACTGCCCGAGGAGATCGAAAACGTCGACATCACCCGCCGGAACAACACACTCATCCTGAAAGCCGTCTCGAACGACGAATCCATCGGCAAGTACACGCCGACCGCCCAACTGAAGGCGAGCGTCTCCGAGACGCGCGTGTACGAGGAGGAACCGCCCCGAACGGGCGGTGGCTGGATGCAAGAAGAAGAAGAAGAGATTCCCTCGGAACTCGTGGAGTTCGCCTGCTTCAAGGGCGACCGCGAGACGGTGTTGCAGAACACGGCGCTGCAGTTCCCGATGTTCCTCGTGCTTCGTGAGATCGCGCTTCGCTCCGAGAAGGGTACCCTCACTGCGATCACCGAGGTCGACGAGCAACTCGTCGCCCATCGCATCGTCGAAGGAGAGGAGCGTCCCGCCAGCGTCGAAGTCGTCGAGACGCCGAATCGCGACTCCGAGAAGGGCGGCGTCGAGTGGCGCGACAACAAGTTCATCAGCTAA
- a CDS encoding class I SAM-dependent methyltransferase, protein MKKTIDEHAARFSEAAADYDDDQNSVEYEACAGLVIQRAAPHQTDTVLDLGTGTGAIALALAEDAGRVVGRDVSDGMLEQAERKAAERGIENVEFGYGEFRAPEYDGEAQIVTSNFALHHLADEEKREAIETWAALDGGTTPNRSDSVGPRRIVLGDVMFFDDPDPSEPFYSPEVDDPATVGTLVEYFTDAGYAVTNVDRVHDQVGVITAERVVASGRET, encoded by the coding sequence GTGAAGAAGACGATCGATGAACACGCGGCCCGGTTCTCCGAGGCGGCCGCGGACTACGACGACGACCAGAACTCCGTGGAGTACGAGGCGTGTGCCGGCCTCGTCATCCAGCGTGCCGCGCCGCACCAGACGGACACGGTCTTGGATTTAGGCACGGGCACCGGCGCTATCGCGCTCGCACTCGCCGAAGACGCCGGCCGCGTCGTCGGCCGCGACGTGAGCGACGGGATGCTCGAACAGGCCGAGCGAAAGGCAGCGGAGCGCGGGATCGAGAACGTCGAGTTCGGCTACGGCGAGTTCCGTGCCCCCGAGTACGACGGCGAGGCACAGATCGTCACGTCGAACTTCGCGCTGCACCACCTCGCAGACGAGGAGAAGCGCGAGGCCATCGAGACGTGGGCCGCCCTCGACGGCGGGACGACGCCGAACCGAAGCGACTCCGTCGGCCCGCGCCGCATCGTCCTCGGCGACGTGATGTTCTTCGACGACCCCGACCCGAGCGAACCGTTCTACAGCCCCGAGGTCGACGACCCCGCGACGGTCGGCACGCTCGTCGAGTACTTCACCGACGCCGGCTACGCCGTGACGAACGTCGACCGCGTCCACGACCAGGTCGGCGTCATCACCGCAGAGCGCGTCGTCGCGAGCGGTCGGGAGACGTAA
- a CDS encoding GNAT family N-acetyltransferase: MYDSDRYNRREGPPTPAEFQRLRAAAGMSERPRDGVERGLPNSLYAVRMVDTDADPDAVDAADASVTDGEVVGMARVVGDGRSVYHVCDMAVHPDHQRRGLGTALLRAVDAFVDDDAPPGAYVNLLADVDGFYERFGYEETRPASTGMYRRVE; encoded by the coding sequence GTGTACGACAGCGACCGCTACAACCGTCGAGAGGGGCCGCCGACGCCCGCGGAGTTCCAGCGTCTGCGTGCGGCCGCGGGAATGAGCGAACGACCGCGCGACGGCGTCGAGCGCGGCCTTCCGAACAGCCTGTACGCAGTTCGGATGGTCGACACCGACGCTGACCCGGACGCAGTCGACGCAGCAGACGCGAGCGTCACCGACGGGGAGGTGGTCGGGATGGCGCGGGTCGTCGGCGACGGCAGGTCGGTGTACCACGTCTGCGATATGGCGGTCCACCCGGACCACCAGCGCCGTGGCCTCGGGACGGCGCTGCTGCGTGCGGTCGACGCGTTCGTCGACGACGACGCTCCTCCGGGCGCGTACGTGAACCTCCTGGCGGACGTCGACGGCTTCTACGAGCGATTCGGCTACGAGGAGACTCGCCCAGCGTCGACGGGGATGTATCGACGAGTCGAGTGA
- a CDS encoding glutaredoxin family protein produces MTFQPQSELTAEEARERVQEALANNDVVLFMKGNRLMPQCGYSKRALGLIGQHVEEFETVDVLPALPEFREALEAESGWETIPQTFVDGEFVGGSDILAELDERGELAETLAGEA; encoded by the coding sequence ATGACGTTTCAGCCACAGAGCGAACTGACGGCAGAGGAGGCCAGGGAGCGCGTCCAGGAGGCGCTCGCGAACAACGACGTCGTCCTGTTCATGAAGGGGAACCGCCTGATGCCGCAGTGTGGCTACTCCAAGCGCGCGCTCGGACTCATCGGCCAACACGTCGAAGAGTTCGAAACGGTCGACGTGCTTCCGGCGCTGCCGGAGTTCCGCGAGGCGCTGGAGGCCGAGAGCGGGTGGGAGACCATCCCGCAGACGTTCGTCGACGGCGAGTTCGTCGGCGGCAGCGACATCCTCGCGGAACTCGACGAGCGCGGTGAACTCGCGGAGACCCTCGCTGGAGAAGCATAA
- a CDS encoding glucose 1-dehydrogenase — protein sequence MKAIAVRRGEESPALIEKPTPEPADGEALVRTLRVGVDGTDYEVISGNHGGYPEGEDHIVLGHEAVGVVEDPNGTGLEAGDVVVPTVRRRPNGSNEYFARGEPDMAPEGYYHERGIDGEHGFMAEYFTSPAEHLVHCPPELADLGFLVEPASITEKAVEHARASRSAFEWSPESLFVLGNGSLGLLTLAMLDESFDRTYCLGRRDRPDPTLDILDELGVTYVDSRQTPVDEVAEAYEGMDFVFEATGYAKHAFQTIHALAPNGVGALLGVPNDWTFEMDGGALHREFVLHNKALVGSVNSNVRHFERAVESVAALPEWFTDDLVTGVYGLDDYEQAFVDDDTTIKTAVEFGTR from the coding sequence ATGAAAGCCATCGCTGTTCGTCGCGGGGAGGAGTCTCCCGCCCTGATCGAGAAGCCGACGCCGGAACCGGCAGACGGCGAGGCACTCGTCAGGACGCTTCGGGTCGGTGTCGACGGCACCGACTACGAGGTCATCTCCGGAAACCACGGCGGCTATCCGGAAGGTGAGGACCACATCGTCCTCGGGCACGAGGCCGTCGGCGTCGTCGAGGACCCCAACGGGACGGGCCTGGAGGCGGGCGACGTCGTCGTCCCCACGGTCCGACGCCGACCCAACGGCTCCAACGAGTACTTCGCGCGTGGTGAACCGGACATGGCCCCGGAGGGCTACTACCACGAACGTGGGATCGACGGCGAACACGGCTTTATGGCCGAGTACTTCACCAGTCCGGCCGAACATCTCGTCCACTGCCCGCCGGAACTGGCCGATCTGGGCTTTCTCGTCGAACCCGCGTCGATCACCGAGAAGGCGGTCGAACACGCTCGCGCGAGTCGCTCGGCGTTCGAGTGGTCGCCGGAGTCGCTGTTCGTCCTCGGCAACGGGAGCCTCGGTCTGCTGACGCTCGCGATGCTCGACGAGTCGTTCGACCGCACGTACTGTCTGGGGCGGCGCGACCGACCAGACCCGACGCTGGACATCCTCGACGAGTTGGGCGTGACGTACGTCGACTCCCGGCAGACGCCCGTCGACGAGGTGGCGGAGGCGTACGAGGGAATGGACTTCGTGTTCGAGGCGACCGGCTACGCCAAACACGCCTTCCAGACGATTCACGCACTCGCGCCCAACGGCGTCGGCGCGTTGTTGGGCGTCCCCAACGACTGGACGTTCGAGATGGACGGCGGCGCACTCCACCGCGAGTTCGTCCTCCACAACAAGGCGCTCGTGGGGTCGGTCAACTCCAACGTCCGCCACTTCGAGCGTGCGGTGGAGTCAGTTGCGGCGCTGCCAGAGTGGTTCACCGACGACCTCGTGACGGGAGTGTACGGACTCGACGACTACGAGCAAGCGTTCGTCGACGACGACACCACTATCAAGACGGCGGTGGAATTCGGCACACGATGA